The window CTTTAATTGCATTAGATCCTTGTACACCATCAAATTCTCTTGTAGGATGAATAATATTAGCGGCACATAAAATACCTGTTCTTACAGCATTAGTTGCAAGAGCAATACTATCAGAACCTTGCATAACATTAGATAATACGGCTACACAATCTCCACATGCATAAACATCTGCATCTGATGTTTGTAAATATTTATTAACAATTAATGCACCATTATCAAGAGTTTTTAATTTGTCTTTATAAAGAGTATTATTAGGTTTAAATCCAGTAGCAATGATAATCATATCAGTAGTATAAGTACCTTTGTCTGTAACAATTCCACTAACTTTTTTATCACCTTTAATTTTGGATACTTTTTCATCTAAATTTACATTAATTTGGTTGTTATGTAGAGATTTTGTAACAACATCTGTAAATGTAGGATCAAAATAACTTCCTAAAGGCTGAGAGCCCCCTTCAATAAGACGAACTTTTTTGCCAAGTTGGTGAAAAGCTTCTACAAGCTCAATACCAATATAACCAGCACCAACAATACAAACTTCTTTAACATGAGGCAGTTTTGCATAATTAATGATATCTGACGCTTGTTGATATGTTTTTGAGAAAAATACACCTTCTAAATCTACCCCTTCAATAGGTGGGCAAATAGGTATAGAACCAGTTGCTAACACTAATTTGTCATAATTATCTACAGATTCTTTACCAGATACTAGATCCTTCACAGTTACCTTTTTTTCATCATAATCAATAGCGATGACTTCATGTTTCATATGAACAGTAATCCCTTTTTTTTGAAGATCGGGTACATTAGCATAAAAAAGACCTTTAGGGTCTTTAATAACATTTCCTACCCATAGAGCAATACCGCAAGCTAAAAATGAAATATTATCACTTTTTTCATAGCTTACTACAGTTACATTTTTATTCATTTCAGTAACATTATTAACAAATGCTGTCCCAGCGTGATTATTTCCAACTACTATAACTTTCATTTAATTCTCCATAATATGTATTGTATACATATATATTATACATTATATATAAAAAAAAACAAATTATTATATACAAAAAAGGACAAAGTATTATGCTTTGTCCTTTTTTATTTTGATATAGATTGTATTATTATTTATTTT of the Spirochaetota bacterium genome contains:
- a CDS encoding FAD-dependent oxidoreductase; its protein translation is MKVIVVGNNHAGTAFVNNVTEMNKNVTVVSYEKSDNISFLACGIALWVGNVIKDPKGLFYANVPDLQKKGITVHMKHEVIAIDYDEKKVTVKDLVSGKESVDNYDKLVLATGSIPICPPIEGVDLEGVFFSKTYQQASDIINYAKLPHVKEVCIVGAGYIGIELVEAFHQLGKKVRLIEGGSQPLGSYFDPTFTDVVTKSLHNNQINVNLDEKVSKIKGDKKVSGIVTDKGTYTTDMIIIATGFKPNNTLYKDKLKTLDNGALIVNKYLQTSDADVYACGDCVAVLSNVMQGSDSIALATNAVRTGILCAANIIHPTREFDGVQGSNAIKVFDLNMASTGLSEIAAQKRGFQVVTNEILDNARPEFMPTNAQVRVKVVYDATTRRLLGAQIQSTENHSEVIHTFSLAIAKKMTVDELALTDFFFLPHYNKPVSWLTLVCLTAP